GGCATGGTGTTCGAGGCCTATGCGCCCCAGATCGGGTTCAACATCTGCGGCGGCGGCCGGTATGACCATATGATGGAAGCCTTCGGGGATCCGGAACCGGCCACGGGCTTTGCCATGGGCATCGACCGGATCATCCTGTCCCTGCGGCGGGACGGCCGGCTGAACATGGATTCCAAGTGGGATATCTACGTGGCATGGGCTCCCGGGTGCCAGGCCAAGGCCATCCAGAAGGCCATGGAACTGAGAAACGGCGGCAAGAACGTGAAAGTGGGGACCAATGCCATGACCCCGGAAGAAGCGGCCAAGGCCTGTGCGGCCAATCGGTGCGAAGCCGTAGCCTATGTAGGATAGGAGAGACGATACAATGGATTATTTAACGATTGCCCTGCCCAAAGGGAAACTGTTTGCAAAAAGCGTGGAGCTCCTGGCCAAAGTGGGCTACGCTGCGGAAAACGTGGTGGAGGATTCCCGGAAGCTGGTCATTACCAACGAAGAGACGAAAGTGAAGTTTTTGATCGTAAAGACCGTGGACCTGCCCACGTACGTGGAATACGGCGCCGCCGATATCGGGATCATCGGCAAGGATGTGCTGAACGAGGAACGGAAGGATATCTACGAGTTGCTGGATATGGGCTTCGGCGGCTGCCACCTGATGATGGCCGTGCCGGAGAACAAGGTGCTGCCGGAACTGACGGATTACGCCCACATGCGGGTGGCCACCAAGTATCCCCGGTGTGCGGCCGATTTCTTCGACAAGCTGGGTATGCAGATGGAGATCATCAAACTGAACGGGTCCATCGAACTGGGGCCCATCGTGGGGCTCAGCGACAGCATCGTGGATATCGTGCAAACGGGCCGCACCCTGCGGGAAAATAAATTGAAGGAAATCGTCAGCGTATTCCCCAGCACGGCAAGACTGATCGCCAACAAGGTCAGCTTCAAGATGCAGTACGACCGGATCCGGAAACTGGTGGAAGACCTGAAAGTGGTGCTGGCGGAAGAAAAGCCGGAAGAATAATTTGTGTCCCCCGCGACGGAGGGGCGGACAAAAATCCAAGGAGGCATCCCCCCATGAGCAACATACAAGCCCGGGACACGTTAGCCCGGATCGAAGAGTATCAGGTGGAAACGGTACCTGATGCGGATATCATTGTCAATGCCAACGAAACCAACTGGGACATGACCCCGGAACTGCGGCTGGAACTGAACAGCCGGCTGGCAGAGCACCTGTTCAACCGGTATCCCTCCATGCACGGGGAGGACCTGTGCGCCGCCATCGCCGCCAAGCTGGGCTTTGACCCGGAACTGGTGGCCATCGGCAACGGTTCCAGCGAGCTCCTGGAAAAGGCCTGCTACGCCTTCGGGGGCCCGGGCCGCAAAATCGCCTGCCCCACCCCCAGCTTCAGCATGTACCAGACCTACGCCATCCTGGCGGACAGCGAACCGGTGCTGTTTCCCCTGACGGCGGATGGGTTCGTGGATCCGGATACGGTCATCGACTTTGCCAGAGAGCAGCAGCCGGCCCTTTTGATCATCTGCAACCCCAACAACCCTACGGGCAACTATAACCGCCGGGAAGGCATGGAAAAGATCATCCGGGGCGTGGACTGCCCGGTGATCATGGATGAAGCCTATCTGGAATTTGCTGTGGAAGAAGGGGACCCCCGGGAACTTTCCACCATGGACCTGGTGAAGGAAGTGGACAACCTGCTGGTGCTGCGGACGTTCTCCAAGGCCTACGGGCTGGCCAACCTGCGGATCGGCTACGGCATCGGCAGCGCTGCGGTCATGAAGGTACTGAAAAAGGTGCTGCTGCCCTACACGGTGAACGGGTTCTCCATCATGGCGGCGGAACTGCTGTTCAGCAAACCGGACGTGCTGAAGGAACGGGTGGACATGGTGGTCAGCGGCCGCCGGTACCTGCGGGAACATCTGGAAGCCATGGGCTTTCGGGTGCTGCCCAGCGCCACGAACTTCCTGCTGGCTTTGCCGGCAGGGAAGGTGCTGGACAAACTGGCGGACGGCGCCGGTGCCCGGGATCTGCCCAGTGCGGAAAAGGCCAAGGCGGCAGGCAGCTATCTGTTCCATGAACTGCTGAAGAAACGGGTACTGATCCGGGACTTCAGCCAGAACAACCGTCTGCCGGGCGGTCTGCGGATCTCCGTGGGCACGGCGGAAGAAAACCCCAAGATCATCGGGGCCATCAAAGAAATCGTACAATAACAGGAGGCATAGGGCTATGCGGGAAGGTTGTATCGAACGGAATACGAAAGAGACCCAGATCAGCGTGAAGCTGAACCTGGACGGCACCGGCAAGGCAGACATCAAGACCGGTGTGGGATTTCTGGATCATATGCTGACCCTGCTGGCGGTCCATTCCTTTATGGACCTGACGGTGCGGGCCAAGGGCGACCTGGAAGTGGACTGCCACCATACGGTGGAGGACGTGGGCATCGCCCTGGGGCAGGCCATCGCGCAGGCCCTGGGAGATAAAAAGGGCATCCACCGGTACGGCAGTTTCCTGCTGCCCATGGATGAAGCCCTGGCCGAAATCGCCCTGGACTTTTCCGGACGGCCCTATCTGGTGTGGAATGCGGACCTGATTCCCCGGGTGACCCTGGGCAATTTCGACACGGAAATGGGCGAGGACTTTTTCCGGGCCCTGGCCATGAACTGCGGCCTGACCCTGCACATCAACGTGCCCTACGGCAAGAACACCCACCATATGCTGGAAGCCATCTTCAAGGGCGTGGCCCGGGCCATGAGTGAGGCCGTGGCCATGGATCCCCGGGTGCACGGGGTCATGAGCAGCAAGGGGGCACTGTAATATGGAAAAAGACACCATCGTCATCATCGACTACGGCCGGGGCAACCTGCACTCGGTGTACAACGGGCTGCTGAAGATCGGGGCGAATCCGGTGGTCTCCGCGGACCCGAAAGTGATCAAGGAAGCCCCCAAGGTGATCCTGCCCGGGGTGGGCTCTTTCGGCGACTGCATGGAGACCATGCGGGCCCGGGGCCTGGAGGAAGCGGTCCAGGAAGCCCTGGCCAGCGGCAAACCCTTCCTGGGCATCTGCCTGGGCGAACAGCTGCTGTTCGAAAGCAGCGAGGAAAGCCCCGGCGTCAAGGGCTTGGGCTATTTCAAGGGCCAGGTGAAGAAAATCGTCACCCCGTACAAGATTCCCCACATGGGCTGGAACCGGATCACCACGGTGAATCCGTCGCCCCTCATGAAGGACGCGGACGGCCAATACGTCTACTTCGTTCACAGCTATCATGCGGTGCCGGAGGACCCGGGGATCATCACCTCCGTCTGCGAGTACGGCACGAAAATTACGGCCAGTGTGGGCCGGGGCAGCGTACAGGGCTTCCAGTTCCATCCGGAAAAGTCCAGCTTTGCAGGCCTGGCCATGCTGACGGCCTTTAAGGAGTGGAAGCTATGAACATCTATCCTGCCATCGATCTGCGGGGCGGCAACTGTGTCCGCCTGGTGAAGGGGGATTTTTCCCGGGAGACCATCTACAGCAGGGATCCGGGGGCCATGGCCAGAGAATGGGCCGCCGCCGGAGCCAGCTCCATCCACGTGGTGGACCTGGACGGGGCCCTGGCCGGTGAAAGCCGGAACCTGACGGCCATCAGGGCTATTATGGAACAGGGAGGCATCCCCATTGAAGTGGGGGGCGGCATCCGGAACATGAGCCACATTGAACGGCTGCTTGCGGCCGGGGTCCACCAGGTGATCCTGGGCTCTGCGGCGGTGAAGGATCCCCAGCTGGTGAAGGATGCCTGCAGGGCCTATCCGGGCCGCATTGTGGTGGGCATCGACGCCAAAAACGGGGACGTGGCCGTAGAGGGCTGGGAAGCCAGCGGCCACATCCAGGCGGAAGAACTGGCTAAAAAAATGGCTGATGCCGGGGTGGAGCGCATCATCTTTACGGACATCGCCCGGGACGGCATGCTCAGCGGGGTGAATGTGGAAGCCACCGTGGCGGTGGCAAAGGCTTCGGGCCTGAAGGTCACTGCCAGCGGCGGGGTGGCCAGCCTGGAAGATTTGAAGATTTTGAAAAAAAGAGAAACAGATGGCGTCGAAGGGTGTATTATAGGAAAGGCGTTATATACCGGCGCCATTGACCTTCGCCAGGCTGTAGCGATTGCGAAGGAGGCGTAGAGCCATGTTGGCAAAACGGATCATACCCTGTCTGGACGTAAAAGATGGACGGGTGGTAAAGGGGACCAATTTCGTGGGCCTGCGGGATGCAGGCGACCCGGTGGAACTGGCCAGCCAGTACGAAAAGGAACAGGCCGATGAGCTGGTGTTCCTGGATATCACCGCGTCCCTGGAAAAACGCAAATCCATGGTGAAGACCATCGAACGGACGGCCCGGGAGGTGTTCATGCCCCTGACGGTAGGCGGCGGCATCGGTTCCATTGAAGATATGCGGGCGGTGCTCCTGGCCGGAGCCGACAAGACCAGCCTGAACACGGCGGCCGTGAAGGATCCGGATCTGATCCGCCGGGGCGCGGAAGCCTTCGGGAACCAGTGTGTGGTCCTGGCTGTGGATGCCAAACGACGGGGAGAAGATTCCTGGGAAGTGTACATCAACGGGGGCCATACCCCCACGGGCCTGGATGCCCTGGAGTGGATCAGGAAGGCCGTGAGCCTGGGAGCGGGAGAAATCCTGCTGACCAGCATGGATGCGGACGGCACCAAGGATGGCTTCGACATCGAACTGACCCGGAAAGTAGCCGAAGCGGTGCCCGTGCCTGTGATCGCCAGCGGCGGGGCAGGCTCCCTGGAAGACTTCTACGATGTACTCACAACCGGCAAGGCTGATGCGGCTCTGGCCGCTTCCGTATTCCATTATGGAACGTTTACCATCCGCCAGGTGAAGGAATACTTGCGGAATAAAGGAGTGGACGTACGGTTATGAAACTGGATGTAAGCAAATTGAAATTCGATGACCGGGGCCTGATCCCGGCCATTGTGCAGGATGTAAAGACCGACAAGGTCCTGATGCTGGCCTATATGAACGGCGAAAGCCTGGCCCGCACCATTGAGACCGGGTATACCTGGTTCTGGAGCCGCAGCCGGCAGGAACTGTGGAACAAAGGTGCCACCAGCGGCCATACCCAGAAGGTGTACAGCATTACCTACGACTGCGACGGGGATACCCTTTTGGTGAAGGTGGAGCAGAAGGGTGCCGCCTGCCATACGGGCCATTATTCCTGCTTCTTCAATCCCCTGTGGAACAGTGCCTCCGGCGAGAGCCTGCCTGTGGCCGACAACCGGCTGCCCCAGGTGATCAACGAACTGTACAAACAGATCCAGTGCTACCAGGAACGGCAGAAAGCCCAGCACAAGCTGCTGCAGGCGCCCAGCCAGGACCCGCTGCTGGAACAGATGGGGGCCGATGTGACCCGGACCCTGCTGGCTTCCAAGAACCACGATGCGGACCAGGTTGTTTACGAAATGGGCGATTTATGGTATCATTGCCTAGTACTGCTGGCTTACCATAACATTACACCGGGCGAGATGCTGGTGGAAATGGCAGGCCGCAAAGAAGAAGACGAAAAATAAGCAGCAAAATACCTGAAAAGCTGGAGGGCTCATATGGCTAGATTGTTTGGAACGGACGGCGTACGCGGCGTCGCCAATGGTCCTGTACTGAATGCGGAACTGGCATATAAACTGGGGCGGGCAGCGGCCCAGTATTTTGGACGGGAAGTGAAGACTCCCAAGATCCTGATCGGGCGGGATACCCGTCTTTCCGGCACCATGCTGGAAAGTGCCCTGGCGGCTGGCATCTGCAGTGCCGGGGGCAATGCCCACCTGCTGGGGGTGATCCCCACACCGGCGGTTTCCTATCTGACGGAAAAGCTGGAAGCCAATGCGGGGGTGGTAATTTCTGCCTCCCACAATCCCTTTGAGGACAACGGGATCAAGTTCTTTGCCCGTACCGGGTACAAGCTGCCCGATGCGGTGGAGGACGAAATCGAAGCCATCGTGAAGCAGCCGGTGGATTATACCCGGACGGTCACCGGCAGCAATCTGGGCCATGTCATCGACGAACCGGACATGGGCATGGAATACGTGCAGCACATTGTGGACAGCTGCCCGGTGAAGCTGAACGGGCTGAAGGTGGTCATGGACTGCGCCAACGGAGCCAACAGCGAAATCGCTCCGGCCATCCTGCGCACCCTGGGGGCCCACGTGATCCCCATCTTCCATGAACCCAACGGCATCAACATCAACAACGGCTGCGGCTCCACCCATCTGGAAGCCCTGCAGGCCAAGGTGCGGGAAGAGGGGGCCGATGTGGGCCTGGCCAACGACGGCGACGCCGATCGCCTGCTGGCTGTGGACGAAAACGGCGAACCCCTGGACGGGGACCAGATCATGCTGATCTGCGCCCTGGATCTGATGAAGGCCGGCAAGCTGAAGGACAACGTGCTGGTGACCACGGTCATGAGCAACGTGGGCCTGGCGAAAGCCATGAAGGAACACGGCGGCCGTACGGTGAAGACCAGCGTGGGAGATCGCTATGTGCTGGAAGAAATGCTGAAGCACGATTACAAGCTGGGTGGCGAACAGAGCGGCCACATCATCTTCGGCGACCTGGTACGGACCGGGGACGGCATGATGACGGCCGTGAACCTGTTGAGCAGCCTGGTGCGGCATAACCAGACCCTGAGCCAGCTGGGTGCCCTGATGGTGAAATATCCCCAGACCCTGCTGAACGTGCGGGTGAAGGACAAGAACGGCTGGCAGGAGAATACCGCCATCGCCGATGTGGTCCGCCGGTATACAGAAGAACTGGGAGAAGACGGCCAGGTGCTGGTACGGGCCAGCGGCACCGAACCCCTGATCCGGATCATGGCCCAGGGCCCCAACCAGGTGGAACTGGATCACATCACCGAAGCCATTGCCGAAGTGGTGAGACGGGAACTGGCAGAGTAAAGGAAATAAGGATAGAGTGAAAAAAACCGAGAGCGCCGGCCGGCGCTCTCGGTTTTTGTGTATGGTGGGGGAAGGGCTTCAATCGTCAGTACGACGAAGGCGAGAGTGTAGTACTGGACCTATCCACCGTGCTGCGCACGGTCCCCCTTCCCTTCCAGGGAAGGACAAAAAAATATTGTGTCCCCCGCGACGGAGACGACGAATAGGAGTCTCCTAGTCCGGTGGGACGTTGTGTCCCCCTGAAAGGGGGAAAGGACCCAGGGGGTTTTTAGTAGTGTCGTACGATAACAGGGAAACCATTTGAACGGGTAGTGGGGTGTGCAGTCGTTTGTACGACGAAGCCGAGAATGTAGTACTGGACCCATCCACCGTGCTGGGCACGGTCCCCCTTCCCTTCCAGGGAAGGACAAAAGAGATTGTATCCCCCGTGACGGAGACGACGAATAGGAGTCTCCTAGTCCGGTGGGACGTTGTGTCCCCCTGAAAGGGGGAAAGGACCCGCTTGCGGGTAGGGGGTTTTTAGTAGAGACTTACGATAACAGGAGGAACTTTTTGAATGGATAGTGGGGGACTTCAATCGTTTGTATGATGAAGGCGAAAGTGTAGGGCTGGACCTATCCACCGTGCTGGGCACGGTCCCCCCTTCCCTTCCCTTCCAGGGAAGGACAAAAGATATTGTGTCCCCCTGAAAGGGGGAAAGGACCCGCTTGCGGGTAGGGGGTTTTTAGTAGCGCCTTACGATAACAGAGGAACCTTTGAACGGATGGTGGGGGACTTCGATCGTTTGTACGACGAAGGCGAGAGTGTAGTGCTGGACCCATCCACCGTGCATAAGCACGGTCCCCCTTCCCTTCCAGGGAAGGACAAAAGATATTGTGTCCCCCTTATACCCCCAGCCTTTTCTTCATCTCCCGGTAAATATACTCCTTTACCCCCTGAAAATTCTTCCATATTTCCCGATTGGGGATCCGGATGACTTTATATCCCAGCTGCTCAATCCGCCGGGTCCGCAGGGCATCCCGCTCTTTTTCCACGGGATCGGCGTGCTGCTCGCCATCCAGTTCCACAATCAGTTTTGCTCTGGAACAGTAAAAATCGGCGATATAATCCAGGATGATTTCCTGACGGCGGAAGCGCACGGGATAGTCCCTTAAGCATTCGAACCAGAGCTTCCGTTCTTCTTTTGTCATCTGTTTTCGCAGTTCTTTTCTGAATCGAAGACGTTGAGGGGTACGGTGGGAATAAAAGGGCATGAGTGTCTCCTTTAAAAATAACTGAATTTTATGGTTTTTATTACTATAGCAGAAGGGCGGATAAAAGGCAACCGGGGAAAAGGGAAGGACAATAGATATTGTGTCCCCCGCGACGGAGACAACGAATAGGAGTCTCCTAGTCCCGTGGAAAAGGGGGAAGGGGCCCGCTTTTGGCGGGTAGGGGGTTTTTAGTAGAGCCTTACGATCACAAATGTGACCAAAAGTTGAACTTGCCGGTGTTTTTGCGTTTAATGACGGTTGGCTTTTTTGGGGGTAGGAATTTTACCGCTGGATGGCGAACTAGGGTTGGGAGGGGCATTTTCTTCTGGAAGGAGGTGATCGGATATGGCACTTTCCACGCTGCAGCGGGAAACCTTGTTCCGCCGGCTGGGGCTTTTGCTCCAGGGCGGTCTGCCCCTGCTGTCGGCCCTGGAGGCCCTGGGCCGGCAGGGCAGCGGCGAGACGGGACGAGTCTGCAGTTTACTGGCTGCCCAGCTGCGCCGGGGAAGCTCTCTTTCCCAGGCGCTGCACCGCCAGCGCACTCAGGTGGGTGACCTGGCCTGGGTGCTGGCGGAAGGTGGGGAGCTGAGCGGTCAGCTCCCGGCTGTATTCCAGCAATTGGCCGTATTTTATCAGAAAAAACGGGAAAATCAAAAGGCCCTGCTTCAGGCTTCTCTGTACCCGGCTCTGGTGCTGGGCATCACGGGCCTGCTGGGCCTGTACTTTCTGTGGAGCATCCTGCCCCTGTTCGGGGATCTGTATGCCTCCCTGCACCTTCCCATGAGCCCGGGCTTGCGCTTTTTCCTGTCTCTGAGCCGCCTGCTCCATGGGCGGCCCTGGCTGCTGCCGGTGGGGCTGCTGGCAGCAGCTTTCCTGCTCCGGCTGGCCTGGCAGCGCCGCTCCCGCTGGCTGCTCCGCTGTCCGGGCCTGACCAGCCTGAACCGGAAGTTCTGGGAAATCCGCTACCTGGGGCTGCTGTCCCTGCTGCTCCGGGGCGGGCTGGCGTTGGAGACGGCCAGCCGGCTGAGCCGCCAGGTGGTGGCCGGGCGTCCCTTTTCCCACTGTGCCCGGGAGGGGGACCGGCTGTTCAGTCCGCTGACCGTGGAATTTCTGGCCCTGGGCGAAGAGAGCGGAAATCTATCCGGACTGCTCATGGAAGCCGCCTGCATCCTGGAACAGGATTTCCAGAGCCGTTTGAAGCAGCTGAAGACCCTGCTGGAACCGGCTCTGCTGCTCACCCTTGCCTTGGGCTG
This region of Acidaminococcus timonensis genomic DNA includes:
- the hisF gene encoding imidazole glycerol phosphate synthase subunit HisF, encoding MLAKRIIPCLDVKDGRVVKGTNFVGLRDAGDPVELASQYEKEQADELVFLDITASLEKRKSMVKTIERTAREVFMPLTVGGGIGSIEDMRAVLLAGADKTSLNTAAVKDPDLIRRGAEAFGNQCVVLAVDAKRRGEDSWEVYINGGHTPTGLDALEWIRKAVSLGAGEILLTSMDADGTKDGFDIELTRKVAEAVPVPVIASGGAGSLEDFYDVLTTGKADAALAASVFHYGTFTIRQVKEYLRNKGVDVRL
- the glmM gene encoding phosphoglucosamine mutase, which encodes MARLFGTDGVRGVANGPVLNAELAYKLGRAAAQYFGREVKTPKILIGRDTRLSGTMLESALAAGICSAGGNAHLLGVIPTPAVSYLTEKLEANAGVVISASHNPFEDNGIKFFARTGYKLPDAVEDEIEAIVKQPVDYTRTVTGSNLGHVIDEPDMGMEYVQHIVDSCPVKLNGLKVVMDCANGANSEIAPAILRTLGAHVIPIFHEPNGININNGCGSTHLEALQAKVREEGADVGLANDGDADRLLAVDENGEPLDGDQIMLICALDLMKAGKLKDNVLVTTVMSNVGLAKAMKEHGGRTVKTSVGDRYVLEEMLKHDYKLGGEQSGHIIFGDLVRTGDGMMTAVNLLSSLVRHNQTLSQLGALMVKYPQTLLNVRVKDKNGWQENTAIADVVRRYTEELGEDGQVLVRASGTEPLIRIMAQGPNQVELDHITEAIAEVVRRELAE
- a CDS encoding type II secretion system F family protein, translated to MALSTLQRETLFRRLGLLLQGGLPLLSALEALGRQGSGETGRVCSLLAAQLRRGSSLSQALHRQRTQVGDLAWVLAEGGELSGQLPAVFQQLAVFYQKKRENQKALLQASLYPALVLGITGLLGLYFLWSILPLFGDLYASLHLPMSPGLRFFLSLSRLLHGRPWLLPVGLLAAAFLLRLAWQRRSRWLLRCPGLTSLNRKFWEIRYLGLLSLLLRGGLALETASRLSRQVVAGRPFSHCAREGDRLFSPLTVEFLALGEESGNLSGLLMEAACILEQDFQSRLKQLKTLLEPALLLTLALGCGGMLLFLLTPLFELMNGISFL
- the hisB gene encoding imidazoleglycerol-phosphate dehydratase HisB, whose product is MREGCIERNTKETQISVKLNLDGTGKADIKTGVGFLDHMLTLLAVHSFMDLTVRAKGDLEVDCHHTVEDVGIALGQAIAQALGDKKGIHRYGSFLLPMDEALAEIALDFSGRPYLVWNADLIPRVTLGNFDTEMGEDFFRALAMNCGLTLHINVPYGKNTHHMLEAIFKGVARAMSEAVAMDPRVHGVMSSKGAL
- the hisH gene encoding imidazole glycerol phosphate synthase subunit HisH → MEKDTIVIIDYGRGNLHSVYNGLLKIGANPVVSADPKVIKEAPKVILPGVGSFGDCMETMRARGLEEAVQEALASGKPFLGICLGEQLLFESSEESPGVKGLGYFKGQVKKIVTPYKIPHMGWNRITTVNPSPLMKDADGQYVYFVHSYHAVPEDPGIITSVCEYGTKITASVGRGSVQGFQFHPEKSSFAGLAMLTAFKEWKL
- the hisIE gene encoding bifunctional phosphoribosyl-AMP cyclohydrolase/phosphoribosyl-ATP diphosphatase HisIE, whose amino-acid sequence is MKLDVSKLKFDDRGLIPAIVQDVKTDKVLMLAYMNGESLARTIETGYTWFWSRSRQELWNKGATSGHTQKVYSITYDCDGDTLLVKVEQKGAACHTGHYSCFFNPLWNSASGESLPVADNRLPQVINELYKQIQCYQERQKAQHKLLQAPSQDPLLEQMGADVTRTLLASKNHDADQVVYEMGDLWYHCLVLLAYHNITPGEMLVEMAGRKEEDEK
- a CDS encoding pyridoxal phosphate-dependent aminotransferase; amino-acid sequence: MSNIQARDTLARIEEYQVETVPDADIIVNANETNWDMTPELRLELNSRLAEHLFNRYPSMHGEDLCAAIAAKLGFDPELVAIGNGSSELLEKACYAFGGPGRKIACPTPSFSMYQTYAILADSEPVLFPLTADGFVDPDTVIDFAREQQPALLIICNPNNPTGNYNRREGMEKIIRGVDCPVIMDEAYLEFAVEEGDPRELSTMDLVKEVDNLLVLRTFSKAYGLANLRIGYGIGSAAVMKVLKKVLLPYTVNGFSIMAAELLFSKPDVLKERVDMVVSGRRYLREHLEAMGFRVLPSATNFLLALPAGKVLDKLADGAGARDLPSAEKAKAAGSYLFHELLKKRVLIRDFSQNNRLPGGLRISVGTAEENPKIIGAIKEIVQ
- the hisA gene encoding 1-(5-phosphoribosyl)-5-[(5-phosphoribosylamino)methylideneamino]imidazole-4-carboxamide isomerase, whose product is MNIYPAIDLRGGNCVRLVKGDFSRETIYSRDPGAMAREWAAAGASSIHVVDLDGALAGESRNLTAIRAIMEQGGIPIEVGGGIRNMSHIERLLAAGVHQVILGSAAVKDPQLVKDACRAYPGRIVVGIDAKNGDVAVEGWEASGHIQAEELAKKMADAGVERIIFTDIARDGMLSGVNVEATVAVAKASGLKVTASGGVASLEDLKILKKRETDGVEGCIIGKALYTGAIDLRQAVAIAKEA
- the hisG gene encoding ATP phosphoribosyltransferase, translated to MDYLTIALPKGKLFAKSVELLAKVGYAAENVVEDSRKLVITNEETKVKFLIVKTVDLPTYVEYGAADIGIIGKDVLNEERKDIYELLDMGFGGCHLMMAVPENKVLPELTDYAHMRVATKYPRCAADFFDKLGMQMEIIKLNGSIELGPIVGLSDSIVDIVQTGRTLRENKLKEIVSVFPSTARLIANKVSFKMQYDRIRKLVEDLKVVLAEEKPEE
- a CDS encoding endonuclease domain-containing protein, with amino-acid sequence MPFYSHRTPQRLRFRKELRKQMTKEERKLWFECLRDYPVRFRRQEIILDYIADFYCSRAKLIVELDGEQHADPVEKERDALRTRRIEQLGYKVIRIPNREIWKNFQGVKEYIYREMKKRLGV